A single window of Papaver somniferum cultivar HN1 unplaced genomic scaffold, ASM357369v1 unplaced-scaffold_139, whole genome shotgun sequence DNA harbors:
- the LOC113335263 gene encoding uncharacterized protein LOC113335263 → MSVRRHRPPIKGPVWIVALISFICLLSIGAYIIPPRGYSFCYVFSGVGCKSMSEWLPPSREYSDAEIAARGVIRDILQTPPIHTNTPKIAFMFLTPGTLPLEKLWDKFFDGHEGRFSVYVHASEEKPVHLSRYFVNRDIHSEKVVWGTNSMVDAERRLLGLAFQDPDNQHFVLLSDSCIPLHNFDYVFNYLMNTNVSFIDCYEDLGPHGAAGRYSEHMLPEVDYKDFRKGSQWFTMKRQHVMIVLSDCLYYPKFRLYCRPGMEGDKNCYSDEHYLPTFFSMMDPAGIANRSVTLTDWSERKWHPRAYQAQDITYELLKKLTSIDESLHYTSDENSVLDEPCMCNGMKRPCYLFARKFYPETLDILMDNFSNYTTI, encoded by the coding sequence ATGTCAGTGCGGCGCCACAGACCACCCATTAAGGGGCCAGTTTGGATCGTTGCGTTGATTTCTTTTATTTGCCTCTTGTCAATTGGCGCTTATATCATTCCTCCAAGAGGatattctttttgttatgtattctCTGGAGTCGGTTGTAAGTCTATGTCCGAGTGGCTACCACCTAGCAGGGAATATAGTGATGCTGAGATTGCAGCTCGTGGTGTCATTAGAGATATCTTGCAGACTCCTCCTATTCATACAAACACACCTAAAATCGCTTTCATGTTTTTGACTCCGGGCACATTACCTTTAGAAAAGCTATGGGATAAGTTCTTTGACGGGCATGAAGGAAGATTCTCCGTCTACGTACACGCATCTGAGGAAAAACCGGTACATTTGAGCCGTTATTTTGTCAACAGAGACATTCACAGTGAGAAGGTAGTTTGGGGGACAAATTCGATGGTTGATGCAGAGAGGAGACTTCTGGGATTGGCTTTCCAAGACCCTGATAATCAGCATTTTGTACTTCTCTCAGACAGTTGTATTCCACTTCATAATTTCGATTATGTCTTTAACTATTTGATGAATACAAATGTTAGCTTCATTGATTGCTATGAAGATCTCGGACCTCATGGAGCAGCTGGTAGGTATTCAGAGCATATGTTACCTGAAGTTGACTATAAAGATTTCAGGAAAGGTTCTCAGTGGTTCACAATGAAGCGGCAGCACGTTATGATAGTCCTATCAGACTGTCTTTACTACCCGAAGTTCAGGCTTTACTGCAGGCCAGGTATGGAGGGGGACAAGAATTGCTACTCTGACGAGCATTACCTGCCGACATTCTTCAGTATGATGGATCCTGCAGGTATAGCGAATCGGTCAGTGACTCTCACCGATTGGTCTGAAAGGAAGTGGCATCCGAGAGCTTATCAAGCTCAGGATATTACCTATGAGCTCCTGAAGAAACTTACGTCTATTGATGAGAGTTTACACTATACTAGCGATGAAAACTCAGTGTTGGATGAACCTTGCATGTGTAATGGGATGAAGAGGCCGTGTTATTTGTTTGCCAGAAAATTCTACCCCGAAACTCTGGATATTTTGATGGATAACTTCTCCAATTACACAACAATTTAA